From the genome of Glycine max cultivar Williams 82 chromosome 2, Glycine_max_v4.0, whole genome shotgun sequence, one region includes:
- the LOC100800388 gene encoding probable methyltransferase PMT6, with product MGGFAMGSAFDSKSGQIIMAALLLMIMSFYAGNLFGNNAPLYVSQLVSHSSPNNVSSNGATKFTNKVALTYWKTPLVIPETGVDVCPLTFNEYIPCHDASYVATLAPTLDFSRKEELERHCPPLEKRLFCLVPPPKDYKIPIKWPLSRDYVWRSNVNHTHLAEVKGGQNWVHEKDQLWWFPGGGTHFKHGASEYIERLGHMITNEAAGDLRSAGVVQVLDVGCGVASFSAYLLPLGIRTMSFAPKDVHENQIQFALERGISAMISALSTKQLPYPSESFEMIHCSRCRIDFHENDGILLKELNRLLRFNGYFVYSAPPAYRKDKDYPVIWDKLMNLTTAMCWRLIARQVQTAIWIKENNQSCLLHNVEQKHINLCDAADDFKPSWNIQLKNCVLVRNSKTDSYKLPPSHERHSVFSENLNTIGINRNEFTSDTVFWQEQIGHYWRLMNIGETEIRNVMDMNAYCGGFAVALNKFPVWILNVVPASMKNTLSGIYARGLIGIYHDWCEPFSSYPRTYDLLHANYLFSHYKTKGEGCLLEDIMLEMDRLIRPLGFIIIRDENDITSRILEVAPKFLWDVESQMLENKEKKMETVLICRKKFWAIV from the exons ATGGGGGGTTTCGCAATGGGTTCTGCCTTCGATTCCAAATCTGGGCAGATTATTATGGCTGCTTTGCTTTTGATGATTATGTCCTTCTATGCTGGCAACCTTTTTGGCAACAATGCTCCCCTTTACGTCTCTCAGCTTGTTTCTCATTCTTCTCCCAACAATGTCTCCTCCAACG GTGCTACCAAATTTACTAACAAAGTTGCTCTGACTTACTGGAAAACCCCGCTTGTAATTCCAGAAACTGGGGTGGATGTGTGCCCTTTGACATTCAATGAGTATATTCCTTGCCATGATGCTTCCTATGTGGCAACATTGGCCCCGACTCTTGATTTTTCTAGAAAAGAAGAACTGGAGAGACACTGTCCTCCTCTTGAAAAGCGCTTATTTTGCTTGGTTCCTCCACCGAAGGATTATAAAATACCTATCAAATGGCCTCTTAGCAGGGATTATGTTTGGCGAAGTAATGTTAATCATACGCATCTTGCAGAAGTCAAAGGAGGCCAAAATTGGGTACATGAGAAGGATCAGCTCTGGTGGTTTCCTGGTGGTGGTACCCATTTCAAACATGGGGCTTCTGAGTACATAGAGAG GTTAGGACATATGATTACCAATGAGGCTGCTGGTGATCTGCGATCTGCTGGGGTAGTTCAAGTTCTGGATGTTGGCTGTGGTGTGGCCAGTTTTTCAGCATATCTTCTTCCCTTGGGTATACGAACAATGTCCTTTGCCCCCAAGGATGTTCATGAAAATCAGATTCAATTTGCATTAGAACGAGGGATTAGTGCAATGATCTCTGCCTTGTCCACAAAACAACTACCGTATCCTAGTGAGTCATTTGAAATGATTCACTGTTCACGATGCCGAATAGACTTTCATGAAAACG atgGGATTTTACTGAAGGAGTTGAATCGCCTTCTTCGCTTTAATGGGTACTTTGTTTATTCAGCCCCCCCTGCTTATAGAAAAGATAAAGATTATCCTGTCATTTGGGATAAGTTGATGAATTTGACTACAGCAATGTGCTGGAGACTTATTGCTCGACAAGTTCAGACGGCAATATGGATTAAAGAAAATAACCAGTCATGCCTTTTGCACAATGTAGAACAAAAACACATAAACCTCTGTGATGCTGCTGATGATTTTAAACCTTCATGGAATATCCAACTAAAGAATTGTGTTCTAGTTAGAAATTCTAAAACAGATTCTTACAAGCTTCCTCCTAGTCACGAACGCCATTCAGTGTTTTCTGAGAACCTTAACACGATAG GTATAAATCGGAATGAATTTACTTCAGATACTGTCTTCTGGCAAGAACAAATTGGTCATTACTGGAGACTGATGAATATTGGGGAGACAGAAATACGCAATGTGATGGATATGAATGCCTATTGTGGTGGATTTGCTGTTGCGCTCAATAAGTTTCCTGTTTGGATATTGAATGTAGTTCCTGCAAGCATGAAGAACACCTTATCTGGAATTTATGCCCGGGGATTGATTGGAATTTATCATGATTG GTGTGAACCATTTTCAAGTTACCCTCGGACATATGATCTTTTGCATGCCAACTACCTCTTTTCCCACTACAAAACAAAAGGGGAAGGTTGTTTATTGGAGGACATCATGCTGGAGATGGATCGACTTATACGGCCATTG GGATTTATTATCATTAGGGACGAGAATGATATCACCTCAAGAATCCTAGAGGTAGCCCCAAAATTCCTATGGGATGTGGAATCACAAATGTTAGagaacaaagagaagaaaatggagactGTTTTAATTTGTAGAAAAAAGTTTTGGGCTATCGTCTAA